The sequence AACTACACAGATTTTAAAGTGACAGGGATATTAATACCATCAAAATGTTCTTACAACCTACTTGCACAAACAATATGTTCTACTTTGGGTTTGGACAGAAGTAAACAAAACATTGATGTTCAATTCCAAATTAAATTAGGAATACCACCCATGAAGATTATAGATGACAATGGCTGCAAATTTTATGaacaaatcagaaaaaaaaaaaaaagatgatgatGAGACCAAATACCCTATGATGGTAAACCTTTCGACAGCCATTCCAACAGAAAATATTGGTAACAACTCCATCAATCACGACTACTCTGAACATACAATGCAAATCACCCAAGCTATACCTACAAGGACAGAGTATGCACAAAACATGGCAGACTTCGTAATCAATCAAGTTGAAAATGCAATTGAAACAAGCCAGCAAGCAACAAGTCAGGTGATCTCAGATCCTCATGTTGATAACATATTTGTTGGACAAGTTTTTTCAAACAAAGAAACTCTACAAAATGCTGTCAGCCTATACTCTATAAGAAGAAATCAATCCTTCAAGGTAAAGAGATCCTCCAAACTTGACTATAAGCTAGTTTGCATCGATGAAAATTGTACATGGAGTTTCTTGGCATCAAAACAtggaaaaacaaacatgttcaAAATCAGAAAGATTCAGCATTCTCATACATGCTCAATAGATGTCACATCTGTAGACCATCCTAATGCAACAAGCAACCTGATTGGTAGTGTAATAAGAACCAAATTTGTAAAGCCAAAGAGAGACTACACACCAAATGAAATAGTGGATGACATGGCAGATGACTATTGTGTCTCCATATCTTACCAAAAAGCATGGAGGGCTAGAGAAAAAGCTATTGTAGATGCAAGATGCTGTCCACACGAATCGTACTCTGAAATACCAGGAATCTTATACATGATGGAAAAATGCAACCCAGGTACTACTTGACAACCCTAAAACCAAGTTTTccaaacaaaattataaaatataatatactaAATGGTTTATTGAATTACATGAACAATCACAGACCTTGTCACAGACGAAAATGGCCACTTCAAATACCTATACTTCGCAATAGGTGCTTCCATCAAAGGTTGGCAACACTGCAATCCAATAATAGTCACGGATGGTACTTTCTTAAAAAATCAACATGGTGCAGCATTATTAATAGCTAGTGCACAAAATGCAAATAGACACATATTTCCACTAGCATTTGCAATAGTAGACTCTAAGAATGACACTTCATGGAACTGGTTCTTCAGCAAGCTAAAAGAATCATACAGTGAAAGAGAAGGGCAGTGCATTATTTCAGACAGACATGAAAGTATTGCGAAAGCAGCAAATACAAACTTCTCAAACCTCATGCATGGGGTTTGTTGCTACCACTTGCTAAAAAATATCAAGACCAAGTTCAAAAATGGTGGAGATGAACTCAAGAATGCATTCAATGGAGCTTCCAAAGCTTACAATGCTGCtgtatatgaaaaaaaaacatgagAGATTTAGACAATATTCATAGCGGCATAAGAGACTATCTGGTCAACGAAGTTGGAAACAGTAAGTGGACAAGGTTATACAGCCAAAACAAGTGATACAAAACAATGACATCGAACATCGCATAATCTGTGAATGCAGTACTCAAAGAAGTAAGAGAGTTACCAATAGCAACTTTACTATAATGTCTTCACTCTTTGGTTCAAAAATGGTATTGGGACAACAAGAATAGAGCATTGTCTACATTCACATACTTGGCACAAAAACCAGAGAAAAGTCTACGTAAAGAACGAGATATGAGCTTAAAGTACAAGGTAACATATCTGCCTTATAAAAATTATTccatatttatttgaaatagaCGTACTGGTTTATTTTTGCACTCATTActgaaaaaaaatcactttattGTCTCATACAGTTATTAAATAAACTTATTAGTCTATTGCTGCATATCCAAAATCAAACCCGTTTGTATAccaataaacatgcttaaatttttttttacatgcaATCAAGAATGTAACTAATATAACTACTTGCACAGGTGGAAACATCAAATCTGGTTGTATACAAAGTACATGATTGTACCGACTCATACATAGTAAACCTGGAAAAAAAAACCTTCAGCTGTCAAAAATTTGAATATGATGAAATGCCTTGCTCACATGCAATGGTTGTGTTAACGAAAAAGAATCTATCATGCTACAGCTACTGCTCATACTACTACAcgaaaaaaactttttttctcAACATATGAAGATAATATCTTCCCACTAGCAGATTCTACAACTTGGGATGTACCGGATCATATAAAAGATATGATTGTTCTGCCCCCAACACACAAGAGGCCAGCAGGGCGGCCAAAAAAACAAAGGTACAAAGGTGTGCTGGAAATAAAAACACAGGTCAAATGTGGGGCATGCAACCAAAAAGGACACAACATAAGATCGTGCAAAACTGAACCAGTTCCAAAGCCAACACGAAAGAGAAAGAACATCagtacttaaaaaaataacatttttttcaCAACATTTGATACTTACAGTAATAAGTAGTACATTAGTACTATGTCTTAGACTATTATGAACATAATGGTTCCTCtgattttacaaaaacaaaaacttgtcaaaaaaataaacaaacatgttaccCATATCCATCTATTTTaggttttatattttgttataatgatcttcaaatgaaaattaatgttcatttttttaaaaaaaaaaattaatatatctatTACCTATTCGTATCCTCAcaccaattaaaaaaaaatatgtacctGTTACCCTCTCATATCGATATGTACACAAGAAAATTATCTGATGATCGTGATTTGTttcctgaaaaaaaaatcaattttaattagattGATCATCGATCGAAAACGTAAACTAATTAGTTGCTTAAGTACACAAAAATTTCATTTACACAAAATAATGTTCCATAACATACAAGGTTCatataccatccaaaaaaacaTGTCACCACCTAATTAAGTGTTCCAAACCAAAAGAAACCTTGCACACACAACAGTTACATAAAACCAAAAGCTACATGTTAAAGTTTGCAAAATACTACATGTGCTAATTACAAacattagaaaaatacaaacaatataGTCCAAACTAAAGATAGTAATTGTAACACTAATCATCCAATCTTCAAAGCTCCCCTAGTAGCTTTGGGCATCTTTCTAGTAAACGCTGAACCAGATTCATATCCATTCAACTCCTTCTTCATAGCATGCACGAAAAGCTCAACGCACATCTTCTTTCGAACGAAATCCATATTCAAAGTTTTGGGGACATTGTTGATCATTTCATGTATAAAGTATTCAGCATACTTTATAACGAATACACCACagtcactacaaaaaaaaaaaaaagaacaagaaTAACAGTCAGAACGATCGTAAACTAaaatgttaataaaaaaaaataataaagtatacAATATAGTTACCATTGATCTTGTTGAGGCAATTTATCTATAAAAACAATTTCTAAAGGATCTGTATCCTTCACTCCCTGAAAATACTGAGTGCTCTTGTCAATATCCGACCTCCGACCATAGAAATCCACATGAGACaataaaatggcaaaataaCAGCAAATGCATTCACAAAACTACGACTGTCCTTAAACTTTCCACCCCTCAAAGAATTGCACACCTTCAGACATCTCATCTTGATGTCAAAGATGCACAAAATCCAATGTGCCAAAGCCATTACATTGACTGGAAATAGCATGAAATCTAAAACGAACCATGGTTTACCACACAACAAACCAAATCCCGCAATATACGAAGCTGCCTTAGTATCCCGAGGAACAGAATTAATATCCTCAtcatttgcacaaaacttattGTACAAATCAAATATATGGGCTGCAAAAAAACAATCAGAGGTTCTGGCAGAAACCCTCACACTTTTGTCATACTTAATTTGCTTCCTCAAGTAATAAAAGCACACATCAATATGCTGCACCACGTagaacataaaaaaaacataaattataaacacacaaaaaaacttaaaacaaacagaaaaaacAAATCCCATTAATATATCATAAGAAAAATACTAACCGAACATGATAAATTCCTCCCCGGGGTTCTCAGATCGTAAAACCATATTTTATCGTTAACCTTCACAACAACAAAATTTAACAGCACCTTCAATACTCGATACTCTTGTTTGAACttcttcaatttgtttttatcattGAAACCAACATTAAACCATTGCTCAAATGATTTAACTTGAAGTTCATCTGGCATGACCATCAATCCATTTGAAAACGGAAACAATCCATACACTTCACCCGTTGGTTTACCACTGCTGGCCGAACCAAAATTTGTTGTGTAAGGACTCTTCATTACAGATCCAGGCTTCGCAGGCCTTTTAACAACCTTAGACGTAAAATCCACAGTCAAACCCTACCAACAaacacaacaaacacaaatttaaaaaataaaaataataataataaaataaactaaaaagttTCAATAATAAGTACGTAAACAAAATGACGTAATTAAACATTTATAACATGGAACCTTTGCATTATTCCTCTGATTAGGAGCCATTATTTCATTGTGCAACACCTTaccctacaaaaaaaaaaaagcagttttaaaaaaaaaataataaaacacaactcaaaaaaaaaaaaaaaatactctaatAATCCATAACAATTACCAAACACGAACATAAAAATACCTTAGCAATTTTTTCCTCAATATCATTGATCTTCTCTAAAGCAAATAGTGTTATACTATCCTCCGTACCTTGACTATCACCCAACTTTTTAGTTACAGCTACAGTACACTCTTTAGTTTCATCATAAATCACCTTATCATCAGCAACCTTCTCATTTACACCCCCACCAACTACCTCCTTGCCTTCTTTGACAGCTGACTCACCAGCACTCACTCCACCACTAGATGCACCAACATTACCTCCACCTTTAACTTCCTTGGCACCAACCTCATCACCACCAATACCCtgcaaaaaacaaaataaaatataaaaaaataaattatcaatatgcaaatatatatataactcacataacaaaatatataaataaaacacaAACTATAACCTTGTCATCGCCATCATTATTATCTTCCCTTAACTTGTTAGACCCGTTTTTGAACATCTCATGATCATCATCAACCACTTCTTTCTTATCATCGTTCCCATTATCATCACTAGGTTGTGATGTAATAAAACACATTATATCAAAAGTAGGCTGACTACCACCATCATTctgcaataaaaaataaatcataaacCAAATTGTTACTGATGTTTAAATATAACAAGTAAACTACAAAACTAAAACtacaataaaaacataaaaaaaaaagttaccttATTCTCTACAATCGTATCATCTAAAACTTCCTCAACCTGTATATAATTTCACATtacactacaaaataataaaaataatcctAATAAGTTACATAATAATTTAcatcaatattaaaatttaaaaaagttaccTTATTATCTACCAACATTTCATCTTCAACTTTTTCAACCTAAAAAAAGTTTAACTTTAGATTACaaatattatcaaaaataatcaaaaaagtTTACACATAAACAGGAtaccacaaaaaaaataaacaacattagaaaaaaaaaatttataaaaaataataaaaacagttTACATAAAAAccaataattaatctaacaacTAATTAAAAAACAGTAAACTTATTAGTTTCTTCTTTAACTAATATTACCTCCACAACTAGCTCCTCTTCATTTGTCAAAACAAGGTCATCATCATTCTGAAATAAAATACAAGACACACAATAAAAACTCAGCATTATAACTAATCACATactcaataaataaaaatagcaaacaaacaataataatagacactatcaaataaaaataatatgtaaaacATACCATATTAAAAGTATCCTCATCACTGACTACAACATTTCCACCATCATTTCCACTTATAAAACAATTTCTCAACTCATTGAACTTCATGTCCAAATAAAACTTCAAACTTCCATCAATTTTTGCATCAATAAGACTTTATATTCAACTCACATTCCTTAACACTACACTTCATCTCATTCTTCAACAAACTCAAAGACTCATCAAATTTTGTTTGATTACCAACAAGCATCTTCACGTTGTTCCTTAACTCTACTAGATCAGACTTCCCCACACCATAACTTCTCTGTATACTAGAAGGGTCACCTTTCTCATAATGCTTCCTTTCTAATGGCTCATCATCAAAATCATCTTCAGAAGATTCTACCACGGGGAAATCAAAACTTTCAAGTTTCATCATCTTTCTTTCAACATCAGTGGGGAGAATAGCTTGAGCTTTCAGCtacaaataaaaaatgagaaaagtaAGCAGAtaagtttacaaaaatatatcacAGCAATAAACAGAAACAACAACatgattttaataaatatttatttaccttTGATGACATGAAAATTTTCCTATCCAGCTCCCCAGAGTTGGGATTTCCAGTACTTGACCACCTACAAATCCTATACTCTTCCGAAGCATCATATTGGCATATAGAGGCCTTAAGACATAAAGGAATGGTTTCATATAACCAGACCATAAACGCATAAGGGAAACCAGGTAACTTGTATGTTTTACTATTTTCTTTCGTCTGTTTGCGTTTCACCTTAGCTTTTCCCTTACCACAAGAATCATCAGACAAATCTGTTCTTTTTCTGCCCCTCAAAGCAATCATCAAATTGTGCAATGTAAGATCAAAAACAATTTTCCCCCAAGGGAAACTATCATATTCACCAAGCCCCACAATATTCATCAACTCATCAAAAACCTTTTTTACTGCAGGACTACAAATCAACCCATTTGTAAGAAGGTACAAAATTGCCATTTTAACAGCATACTCATCACTCTTGAACCCACTAAACATAAATCTTTGTTCAACCGCACCATGAGTAACTTGCTGCTCAAAAAAATACTTATCGACAAATGCATTCTCCCTTTTTGCATACTTTTTCATATCGTTATCACCATTACACAGTAAACCAGTTATGACCGCAAACTCAGCCAAACTAAACCTAAAATTTTCACAACCAAACTTAAACCACATCTCCTTCCCATTTTTTGATGTACCTCCCTAAGTAGAGCATTATGTAATAACTGAGGCTGATATAAAATTGGTTTCATGTCTAACAAATGACCAAAACATGATTTACAAAAAGGCCTAATTTGTTCAGGGCTCAACTTAGCATTGATATTTGCAATCACTTTGTTCTCCAATGTATTAGGGAAGAAAATCATCTAATCCTTAACACGACTCTCAAGTTTAAAATATTGCTCCCACtcctacaaaagaaataaacacataaatcaACATACAGATACTGTAAACTATTatgtaaacataaataataagaaaatcacTTTTCTGACTATACATAATAAACTAATACGTATACACATTTTACCAAAActaaaacacaaaaacaaaatagtCCAAACATTTCactatctaaaaaaaataacttcaaTAAGCTTCATCCCAACtatataaacaaaaaacaaaaacaaatcaacctaaaaaaaaaaaacaagtcaagaaaaacaaaaataaagaagTATAACTTAACAAGCCTTACTACACAACGGTTAGAATCTACTTAGAATCACTTTtctgattatatataataaactaataCGTATACTTATTTTACCAAAACTAAACCACAAAATCAAATAGACCAAACATTTCActctctaaaaaaaataaattcaatacatatttaaaaattatagttGAATCGAATGTGAAAACTTATGAAAAtgctaaaaatttaaaacactaattaaataattttgctTTTGCAAAATGggaaaattaaacttataaagtGAATACACCAACACAGATTTAACCCATTTATAAAAATTGTCTTATCTCATCTTGTATTTAACTCATTTACTAGTGTTAATGTGTACTGTCTACTATTAGATTAGGAATCCCGAGAGACCTCACACCACTACCTATCAATCACTATACAATTAAGCTTTATCccaaatatataaacaaacaacAATATATATCCCTAGAAAAGCCTAACACaaacaaaatcaacaaaaataaaaaataaaacacatgcAAATAGattatatacattttaaataaaaatcttaaccCATAAATCcatcaaaacaaaaattaaatcaaaaaataaaccaaaaaaattacaataaaataaaaattatatatgcaaattgaaaatcaaaaataaacaaactaaATAACCGAAAACATAACAATtacaaaaacaaattaatatttgaaatGTATATActaaaatttattgaaaaatcaaaaaacaataaaaaatccatagaaaaccctaagacaaccaaaaatcaacaaaagaaaaaaaaaacacatgcaAAAACTTAAgttgaaaactgaaaaaaaaaaaaaaaaaaaaaaaacaaaaagccaAAAACAAATCTGTAAACCATAAATCCATCAAACCAAAAATCAGAAAATAAACCAAACaaattacaataaaatataaattatatatactttaatacTATCTGGAACTCCAATCTCCAAATCGTCACTATCATATTCAACATCGTCTTCTTCAACCACCTGCTTCATCTTTTTCAACAGACGATCTGCAAATTTCCCCTTCTTAGACCCAGCATTGTTCCTCTTCCTCTTCGAAGAAAGATCAGACTCTCCACTATCACTACCCTCAGACATTGTTTCTTTTGATTTGTTCTTCGGATTCATCGCCTTGGAGGACGCGGATGGAGAAGTAGACGAACGTGTTTTCACCATTACTAAacatttagagagaagaaatgaaattaggaaaaaaaaacaaaataacacTTATATTGATAGAAATAGAGGCGGTTTGGGAGGTTTACAACCCACTTTTTGggtaaaagtttaaaaaaattcaaaaactgaAAAACGTGCCTGCGCGCCCACTTTGACATGACCTTCTCATCCACTAAGCGTGCTCAAGAAGCCAAAACATAAAGAAATGGCATAAAATGAAAAACGGTAAAACTAACGGTATATtcaataatttaaaaagaaatgttattattagaattaaatagaaaaaaacgTGTCCACATGTAATTTTcccaatttaaaattataaaaacaaacaaaatgaagaattatagaataaaatattacaaaaagggCAAACAAAAAGGTGTGAACGATGATACTAATTAATAAGCAGAGAAAAGACCAACATCGACAATCAACATATACAGTTACAGAGTGAGAGTAAAGAACCTTATAAAGATTTTCATTAGAAATGTCTTCAAGAGTCCAAGAAAACACAGTCTGAGTGAAGCCATCATCAGCAGAGTCTAAATCTTGCATTCTCGTATCTGAAGTTTCCCCACCTTCCATCATCATTTCTTTACCACCTTAACCCATTTtcatttttgaaggaaaatatGTTTCTTGAGACCGAAGCTTCGTGAAAACAATGAACaaaaatatagatatatatatatgtatactgaCATTCATCTTCAGATTACACAGATTTTGTAATGTCCATTTTTGAATGAAGAATTGTAATTGTTCATATTTATTACACTGATCACATTTAAAGCCACTGATGAAATGGGCTGTTtttgtgatatttaaatataaaaacaaaagaaataatttttcaaaaaataattatataataataaactaaagaaaaaaaatgtaaaaaaattcatacaaaaCGGGAGTCCCCAGAGGTAGTGTTGTTTTTCGATAATAAGAATTAGAGATATCATTCTCAGAAGCTATAAGGAAATATGATTTATGGTGTAATCTCTCAATACTCATTAACTTACTAACTCGAGCAAACATAATCATCAATGTTGCTCAATACAATTTCCCAATCCcagccctctctctctctcagataTCTCTCTCCATTTCTCTCTCAAACTTCTCTCTATTGTGTTGTGTCTTTCTTGTTCTTGCACTTATTCTTGTGTTTCTATTCTCTTATGAAATGAGAGGAGTAGTCTCTTTATATAGGCTAAAGGACCTAATAATACTTGCTGTCCTTTTTGACAGTTAAGTCAGTTATATTGTGTATTCTTTGTTCGTATTGTTTTGATtggttttttttcatattattttactTAATAAGTGAAATTCCCtatattaatttgttttgatcTATTTTTGGTGTAATTTATAGTTaattattgaattgaataaaacaaattagtttagactaaaattaattattatttaggtgaaatgagaatgagaaaaatgaaaaaattcagGGGAAAGTTAAAAATTTGGCAATTAACTTTTACTAGAATTGTatgctaaaattaaataaagtgATAAGAGCACTCCCAACAGATTTTCTACTTTATCTTTTATAATACCTTACTAAAACTctactcttttttttattattattttacctcAAACTTTTACATTATATCATACATCAGCTTCTCTATTTTTATCTTcatatcatttaaatattattattttcaatacacatttatataaaattatagagaaaaatcattaaaataaataaagaaatggTATGAGAGAGTAGGGGtgtacaaaaaaatttgtaaacc is a genomic window of Cannabis sativa cultivar Pink pepper isolate KNU-18-1 chromosome 9, ASM2916894v1, whole genome shotgun sequence containing:
- the LOC115723881 gene encoding uncharacterized protein LOC115723881; the encoded protein is MAANFMNKSEKKKKDDDETKYPMMVNLSTAIPTENIGNNSINHDYSEHTMQITQAIPTRTEYAQNMADFVINQVENAIETSQQATSQVISDPHVDNIFVGQVFSNKETLQNAVSLYSIRRNQSFKVKRSSKLDYKLVCIDENCTWSFLASKHGKTNMFKIRKIQHSHTCSIDVTSVDHPNATSNLIGSVIRTKFVKPKRDYTPNEIVDDMADDYCVSISYQKAWRAREKAIVDARCCPHESYSEIPGILYMMEKCNPDLVTDENGHFKYLYFAIGASIKGWQHCNPIIVTDGTFLKNQHGAALLIASAQNANRHIFPLAFAIVDSKNDTSWNWFFSKLKESYSEREGQCIISDRHESIAKAANTNFSNLMHGVCCYHLLKNIKTKFKNGGDELKNAFNGASKAYNAAVYEKKT